The genomic stretch CGGGATCGCGACGCCCCCCACGTTGTTCGCCGTGTTGGCCAGCACCATCCCGATGACGGCGCTCGACACCGACGTACCGATGGACCGCATCAACGTGTTGAGGCCGTTCGCCGCACCCGTCTCCGACGCCGGCACCGCGCCGACGATCAGCGCGGGCAGCGAGGAGTAGGCGAGGCCGATGCCCGCGCCGAGGACGACGGACGTGACGACGGTCTGCCAGGCCGCGTCCATCAGACCGAGGCCGCCGCCGTAGCCGAGCGCGATGATCAGCAGGCCCATGATGAGGGTGACCTTGGGGCCGTACTTGGCGGACAGCCGGGCGTACACCGGTGCCGTGAACATCATCGTCAGGCCCAGCGGGGCCACGCACAGACCCGCGACGACCATGGACTGGCCGAGTCCGTAGCCGGTGGCCTTCGGCAGCTGGAGCAGTTGGGGCAGGACCAGCGAGACGACGTAGAACGCGACGCCGACCATGATCGACGCGAGGTTGGTGAAGAGGACGGCCGGGCGCGCGGTGGTGCGCAGGTCGACCAGGGGCGCCTTGACGCGCAGCTCGAACAGGCCCCAGAGGAGGAGTACGACAACCGACGCGCCGAACAGGCCGAGCGTGGTGCCGGAGGACCAGCCCCAGTCGCTGCCCTTGGTGATCGGCAGCAGGAGCAGGACCAGACCGCCGGACAGGCCGATCGCGCCGAGCAGGTCGAAGGAGCCCTCCGCCCGCATCGGGGACTCGGGTACGACGAGGAGGGTCAGGGCGATGGAGAGCACGCCGAGGCCGGCGGCGCCGTAGAAGAGGGCGTGCCAGTTCGTGTGCTGCGCGACCAGGGCGGCGGCGGGCAGCGCGAGGCCGCCGCCCACGCCTATGGAGGAGCTCATCAGGGCCATGGCCGAGCCGAGCTTCTCGCGCGGCAGCATGTCGCGCATCAGGCCGATGCCGAGCGGGATCGCGCCCATGGCGAAGCCCTGCAGCGTGCGGCCGACGATCATGGTGAGCAACTGGCTGGTCAGCGCGCTGATCAGGGCGCCGGCCACCATGACGGCGAGGCTCAGGATCAGCATCTTCCGCTTGCCGTACAGGTCGCCGAGGCGGCCCATGATCGGGGTGGCCACGGCGCCGGACAGCAGGGTCGAGGTGAGTACCCAGGTGGCGTTGCTGGGGGCGGTGCTCAGCAGTTGCGGCAGGTCCTTGATGACCGGCACGAGCAGCGTCTGCATCACCGCGACCACGATGCCGGCGAAGGCGAGCACCGGGACCACGGCACCGCCGGCCCTCGGGCGCGGCTGGTCGGTCGTCGTGTGGGACATGGAGTCGAGGCCTCCCCGTAGTGATGAGTGCTGGGTAAACCTCGTATGCACAGGCAACTATTCCGTTGCTTCGGGCCTCTAATGAATCCTTGACCAGCTCATGGGT from Streptomyces roseochromogenus subsp. oscitans DS 12.976 encodes the following:
- a CDS encoding MFS transporter, with product MSHTTTDQPRPRAGGAVVPVLAFAGIVVAVMQTLLVPVIKDLPQLLSTAPSNATWVLTSTLLSGAVATPIMGRLGDLYGKRKMLILSLAVMVAGALISALTSQLLTMIVGRTLQGFAMGAIPLGIGLMRDMLPREKLGSAMALMSSSIGVGGGLALPAAALVAQHTNWHALFYGAAGLGVLSIALTLLVVPESPMRAEGSFDLLGAIGLSGGLVLLLLPITKGSDWGWSSGTTLGLFGASVVVLLLWGLFELRVKAPLVDLRTTARPAVLFTNLASIMVGVAFYVVSLVLPQLLQLPKATGYGLGQSMVVAGLCVAPLGLTMMFTAPVYARLSAKYGPKVTLIMGLLIIALGYGGGLGLMDAAWQTVVTSVVLGAGIGLAYSSLPALIVGAVPASETGAANGLNTLMRSIGTSVSSAVIGMVLANTANNVGGVAIPTMHGFRVSFLIATAAVAVGLLLALFLPKAARPAQRSQHTQLRASSEEDAALERAEEVLRGFRGRVLGADGVPVARAKVTLIDRRGRQAGATVSDEYGSYVLAVPAQGAYVLAAKASGHGPLASSATHSGEERAVELDLSLPREIVSA